cacaagcccctgagttctcacatgcccattctctgggaggataaaagaagacaacattgggcctggagaagcagtctggattggggaaggacaagagctggaggagattcagagcctggattcaggaagaagaagaggctggctggaggctccagaagcctcccaagaaacctgcacccagagaaaaggattcacagagaaaagaaacctcttcccagagaaggattataacttaagagacttggcgcccaacgtggggcaaggacttattatgagcccttcagaggagctagcccggaccttgacATTTGACATTGACACAGGAGTCCCCGAGATGCCAAGCAAGAAGAAGTACAACACACGCTTCCCACTGGCCAGGATCAAGAAGATCATGCAGACGGACGAGATCATCAGCAAGGTGGCTGCAGCTGTTCCTATCATCATCTCCCGAGCACTAGAACTGTTTTTGGAATTGCTTCTCAAGAAAGCCTGTCAAGTGACCCAGTCCCGGAATGCCAAGACCTTGACCACCTCCCACCTCAAACAGTGTATCAAGTTATAGCAGCAGTTTGACTTCCTGAAGGACCTGGTGGCTGCTGCACTGGACATGCAGGGGGACGGAGAGGACAATCACCTGGACAGCGAGAAGGGAGCCTGGAGGGGCCAGAAGCCTGGAAGCAGCCAGAAAAATGGCGGtgctggaggaaaaagggaggaaagggaccGGGGCCGGCTGGGTTGGGCTGGGGGCTGGGACATCTAAGTGAAAACTCAGcggcttgtgggaaatacttcaaccaatgaacttgctcctcttaaaggtgcaaactctattaaacatgtaaactcccccccagaagtccaaagttGCAAACtcccaaaggtgtgaactctgagctagagaattgctcaggtaacctgagttatcaccctgtaatcctaacagattacattaaaattaaaaagttttgcacaacaAAATCAATGCtgccaagaatagaaggaaagcaggaaactgggggAAGCCATTtaaagtaagtttctctgataaaggcttcatttctcaattacgtagaaaactgaatcaaatctGTAaggatacaagtcatttcccaactggtaaatagtcaaaggatatgaacaggcaagtcagaaaaagaaatcaaagctgtctatagtaatatgaaaaaaatgctttaaatcactattaattagagaaatacaaattaaaacaactctgagatacttcACACCTATGAAATTGGCTACTACGGCAGAAAAGAAAAACGATAAATgttgaagatgtgggaaaattggaacacttatgcattgttggtgaagttgtaaatttATCCATTCTGGGGAGCAGTTTGAAAGTCTGCCCAAAGGCTTATAAAAATGTgtctaccctttgacccagtaattattatatctataagagatttgagagaaaaaaaagcatatatagctggggtatgtgtgtgtgtgtatgtgtgtatgtgtatgatggcaaagaactggaaattgagataCCTATAAAATGGACAATGGGTAGTGGTATGTATGGAACACTATTGtgtgaaaagaaatgatgagcaggataatttttaaaaattctcagaaGAATcccataaactgatgcaaagttaagtgagcagaaccaggaaaactgtgcacagtaacagcaacatggTAATGAAGGTCAACTGTGAATGACCTGGCTACTCTgaccaatacaatgatccaaagcagTTCCAAAGGACTTCTGAAAAATGTTCTCCACCTTCAGAAAAAGACCTGATGGAGTCCGAATGCAGATTGAAAGcatactttctttatttttcttgtttgttgtgCTTTTCTTTGcaacatgactgatatggaaatatattcacAACTtcaagaaggggggagggaagagcaagaatttaaaacttaaaaattttgaaacgttaaaatattttacatgtaattagagagatatttagtgaaataaaaatatattgggaaaacaaaaaaaaaataaacaaaaaatgtcacaggataataggatcatagatcataGAAGTACAAGGCACGTCACAGGTATAGcctcttaaaaaagaaaactcgAGAGAGGAGAAGCCTGATGCGGTCCAGTGCTGAGATCAGACACTACTTTTCACCAACCCTAGATCCCCAGTGACCAGACAGCTAGAAAGGCTATGGATCTTGCCTGTTATTTTTTTGTTCACTTGTATCCagttctttatgaccccatttgggttttcttgacagagatatagaacctgtttgtcatttccttctcttgctcattttatatatgagaaaactgaggcaaaaagggtaaagtgatttgcccagggtcacccagttaggaagtatccgaggctggatttgaattcaggttttcctgactccaggcctggtgcacTATCTGCtgccaagatctttttttttttttttttttttttttttttcctgaggctggggttaagtgacttgcccagggtcacacaactaggaagtgtctgagaccagatttgaacttgggtcctcctgatttcagggctggtgctctattcactgcaccacttagctgccccttagcTGTCAAGATCTTGACTACGTAAACCTAAGTCCAGTACACTGCACTATCTCCTTCTGTGATTATTACTCCATGTAACTTATAGAGCTAAAGTCCTTGATCCAGGCTTAGTCCCTATAAAAGGTTTTACCTTTAGCAGCTCAGGTCCAGTAAAGTCCTCCTTTGGTCTTAGGAGCCATGAGCCCCAATCACTGTGGGGCTATTAAAGGCAAGAGCTCTGCGCATCGGAAATCCAGCTTCAGGCAGGCAAACTGGTCTGACCTCGTAGGCCCAATGTTCAGGATTGCAATGGGTAGTTTCTTTTCATGGGCTGCGAGAATGAACTTGTAGCCAGAGTACACctgcatgagaaaaaaaaggtgCAGAGGGGATAGCTGACAATGATCCAGCTAGCTTCAGAAAAATAGACAACCCAGATCAATTTCCTTTCAGCCAAacctgcttgagctctcccatcCAGTGGGCAAACAGATCCCCCTTTGACTGAACCAGGGGAAGACACAAGGTACCTGCAAGGAAGATCCAACCACCAGAATGGCGTCGGCTTCCTTCACACGCATGTGCACGAAGTCCACCTTATCATGATCCACCGTGTCCCCAAAGAAAACAACATCCGGTTTCAGAGGGCCTCCACACCTGGCGCAGGATGCAACTTGAAAGCTTCGTACTTGGTCCTCGGTCAGGAAGACATCGCCGTCGGGGGCCACGCCGTGGGCCTTGGCTTCCCAGGTGCTATTCAGGGCTTCAAATCGGTCCTGCAGGGCCTGCCGGGGAGTCTGCAGTCCACAATGCAAACAAAGAACCCTACATGTGAGACAGGAAAAGGAAACTTGGAGATGCCCCTTTGGGACGTTCACCAACTAGGTGGAAATTTGGTTCTGGAAGAAATGCCCCACACTGACCCAGGAGACAGTCTAAGGACTCCTCTTAAGAGAAGAACCCTGTGGAGgttgagggaaaaggaggaacacCATGGCAATGTGACCCTGACAGAGGCTCTCCCCACCCAGCAATCCCTTTGACCTCAGTCTAATTATAGCTTTGGAAGTCAGGACCGCTGAAAAGGAACTCATTCATTCACGTTTTCAGCATCTCCACAATCACCATTTTCTCTCCCAGTCATCCCAACAGTTTCCAACTTGTttacagggggaaaaaatgcCACTTTCCTATATGCCCCATCTAGTTACCATTCCATGTCTCCCCTTTTCAATGCCAAATGTCCTGAATGAGTGACCTCTGCCCAATGTTCTTTAGTCCAGGCTCTGTCCTCAGGGTAGGAGCAGAGAACATGGATGTCGGGGTTACACCTGGGCTGGCATTTGGAAATGGATGAACAATGACAGGACAAGGGGACTAGGGAATCAAGGCTTGAGAACAGCATAAAAGTGAAATGGAGAGAACCACAGGAAGCAGATGTGTCCAGAGCCAGTAAGCTCTGAGTTCAAGTTCCCCCACTGACAGAATCTGGCTCTCTGACCCTCTTAAATCCCCCAGCAAAAGCTCTAGGCAGCTCTCTAACTAGATGTGGTGGAGAAGGTCCTGCACCCATACTGGGACTCACCTATACATGCAGCCATGGAGCTCCGTCAGGCGCTGACTCCCCGCCTTGGTATGGAGAGCATCCACATTTTGGGTCACCAGCCAGTAGAGCTTCCCGAGTCTCTCCCAGCTGCTCAGGGTCAGATGGGCCGCGTTAGGCTGGTGAGACGAGAACTGAGGCCACCCAACAAAATTTCTTGCCCAGTAGCGCTGGCGGATTTTAGCACTTCGGACAAAGTCCACGTGTTGGATAGGGCGCCGGTCTGTCCGGGCGTAGAGCCCCACCTTTTCGGACCTGTAGTCGGGGATGCCTGACTCGGTGGAGACTCCAGCTCCTGTCATCACCAGGAGCCTTTTGGAAAGCAAGATGAAACGCTGCAACTCCTTGACTTTCTCCTGGTCCAGGGGAGGACACGGTGGTACGAAGGTGCCCACTGCTGTGTGGGAGCCCCGGGGGTGCAGGAGGCGAGGGGTGAAACTACACAGAGGGCTCATTCTCATTCTAGGGAAAGGAAGAATACAGAAAACAGTCTCAAATACAAATGATCAGACAAAAGCCTCCCAAAAGGAGGGTAAAAATGTGCCTGGGGCTGTCGGATGAGATATTGAAATCAATCACTTGGTCATATGGGGGCAAAGAAtgaaactggggggaaaaaaaaaaaaaaaacttaagtaaaataataatgaatttaacaaataaatcaaTGAACAAATATGTAATAAGTACCAGGCAATGTACtaataagcactggggatacaaaaaagaggcaaaagaacttACAATAGAAGGGAAAAGGCAGGCAAAAATAGAAACATAAGGAGAAGCTAAAACATGTTAATTTTGCtcgaaagaaaaatgaaacatacaTAGAAACTATGAAAATGTCATtggaaaggacaaaaagaaaaaactggaagCAAAAGCTGTGTAATTACTATGACCAAATTTGTCCCTGaatgagagaaatgagaattCAGCCTCCAATGTTCTTGGCTGAGGTAAGGGACTATGGGTATGGAAATGCTGCATCTTCTATTGGTTGATTGTAtcggttagttttgctgaattgtttgtttgtttttttttctctttttttaatctatcactCCTGTATTGGGAGACAGATACTAGGTGATTCAGGATAAttgtacacaatttcaaagtccaattcttttttgtacagcaaaataactgtttgaacatgtatatatatacatggtatttaacttatactttaacataaaataaataaattatacttctaaacaaaaaaaaaaaggaaaaaagaaaattaggtgatctaaagaaaaaatatataagtaaataactttctaaagaaagaaaaatgaaagtcttCTGTTCTCACTGGACCCATctcattcataaaaaaaaaaaattcatctcatTTGTAAAGatgtattttaaattcaaaatatgagGGAAATTGTACCTTTGACAGAAAGAAAAGCAGTAGACAACTCAAACCAATCACCTTCTTGTGTCAAAAGGGAAATCCTGTCACAGAAAATGATGGCATGGAAAGGTGCTCAATCCTGCCCCTTGCACTTCAGTAGACCTTCCTATACCCTGAGGCATCGAGGTAATTCGGGGCTAGAAGGGTATGCTtggaattcaaatatagcctgagaaatttactggctgtgtgacaagtcactttgcctcagtttctccaactgtatCATAGCACCTACCTTCTCAGGGTTGTAGTGGGGATCAAACAAGATGATATTTGTGaagcatggcacatagtaggcacattaTAAATGTTATTCTTGAGCTTTAatcaatataaaaggaaataaattctagTTTACGATGTCTATACATATCACAAAATAGGGATTAATTAACATAACTTGTCCATACTCCCTTGATAAGCTTCTCATGCCTTTGGAAGATGACATGTGTCTCCAGACAATCTCCAGATTGGGAACTTCTGGTATAACTGAAAAACCACCGAGTATGGAGACAGGACCTGCCATagtcccctctccttccctttcccatttgGGAGGGGGATTGCCCTTCTCAAGATCTTGATGTAACCTTTAAATACCCAAGGCCTTGCCTTCATCATTGGCCCTCTTTGTACTTTGTACAAGAGAGAAGCCGGCATGCATGCCTAATTCCTCTTGTAATAAAACTTGTTACTACTCGGTCTTTTGAAGTCGAGGCTGTTGGCCGACATGTTCAAATAGCAGCTCGGAAGCTGCTTCTTTTTACCTGTGGGACCTTGGAACAGTCATGGAGCTTCTGAAGCCTCCATTTCCTCTATAAATtaagagaagaacaagaacaaaagaactaagaacaaaaaacagaaataaataagttACAAGGtccaaaataaacccacaaatgTAAGTCGTGAGAGTGagtagagataaggaaaggccAAAGTATCCCAACTAGGAAGAGACTTCTTTGAGTCTTGAGCTGTCTCAAGACTGGGAAGGGGAAAacttcccagaaaaaaaatcactctccttggagattcagagacattttACTAATAGAATCAAGATGTCTACCAAATCTACCCAAAGGGGATCCATGGAAAAAACTTACCTATTGACTAAAATTGACATGAATTACAAATTTTGGCTAAAATGACATATGATGAATGATTGGATGAACAAAaaagtattaagtgcttactgttcACCAAATACTCTAATagctaaggaaataaaattttaaaaaccctactctcaaggagcttcctGCTTTATTGGGAGAAATAGTACATAAAAGGAAGTCCTCTAGTAGAAAAACCTCAAGGTAATTAATGGGGGATGAGGGGAAGCTTCCATGCCAAGATTCAAGAGTCATGAAGACTACGAAGAGGTCAGAAGACAGTGCAGGGGTGTGGGAACAAATGGGAAGAACTGGTAGTTCTTCATCTCGCCAGAAGGAATACAGCTGAGATTTAACAAGCACACACTAAGGAAGGGGAGgacagggaggaagaaggggaaggcaGAAAAACAGGTAGAAATAAAGGAAGTGGAAAAACAAAGTAgcagtaaaaatttattttaaaaaacaaattgaaatttcTCTGCAATAATCAGTGTTTgctgcttttttccttcctttttcctccactttttaaagaattctctAAGAGATGActcttaagagaaaaagaaaggaagggatccAGAGGAATATTTAGTTAAtgtaagaaagcaaaaaaaagacaaatttttatattaaaaatgaatttccttatgttaattttgcagtttttcttttgttgttctctatttgttattgtttgtttgttataagggatggatGACTCTTTGGAAGGGTAAGAAAGGGATGAAGGAAATTTAGATgctaaaagaaaagatttttttttttaagtattggcAATTTCCTCAGTGTTTCAAtgtttcaaatgcataaaatagatatacagaattacaaaggaaaccaattatattaaaatagttgtaagaaacaaaatatctttcaAAGAACTCCATTGActctgatgaatgcaggaaagatctTACATTCTTACAAGGTGAGTAGATACATTTTTGAAACTCCAAGGGCAGCAtttgatgaatgcaggaaagatctTACATTCTTACAAGGTGAGTAGATACATTTTTGAAACTCCAAgggcagcattttattttctatccggAAGCACAAGTCCCTCTCCTGACTCCCTATCAATTGAATGTTAACAAAAGTTATAAAGACTTGAATCTCTACCCCTCATTACCTAGCcagtccctgctcccaaggaACTTTCATTTTGGGGGAGAAATTAACTTTCACCCtttattattctttgatgtctctgtgggcttcagttttccaatttaagtttcatttatcCCACCAAAATGCTATCTATTCTTCACATAgttctcaaaatattaaaatgactTCATGGAACCCAGGTTAAGAGCCTCGGATTTAAACCTTtaatcttggggcagctagggggcgcagtggatagagcaccagccttgaattcagggggacccgagttcaagtgtGACCTCAGAGACTTGagacttcccagctgtgtgaccctgggcaagtcacttaaccccagcctaaaacaaataaataaataaataaataaacctttaatctcatcaataatcaaattagtCAACAGCCATTTACCCTGATGTCTGCTATGGGGGCAACCTTATGTCAGATGCTTGGGATACAAAATCCATCATGAGATTGAAGTGAGGAAATAGGCACCAGAAGCTGTAAATAAACTAAGATTTGGTAGAGCATaattgtaaaagaatattatatggGGGCATCTAACAGGCAAAGTGGGTAGAGTACCTGCacaggaggacacgagttcaaatttgacctcagacacttaatacttactacaTAAAGGACttaaacaagttatttaacttcaattgcctcactaaatatatacatactatatatataatacactaGAGATTCAGTACAGTTTAGTCGACCAAAAGAAATCAAGTCAGATATTAAGTACAGATTACAAAGGTTTTGCTAGT
This sequence is a window from Sminthopsis crassicaudata isolate SCR6 chromosome 1, ASM4859323v1, whole genome shotgun sequence. Protein-coding genes within it:
- the SIRT4 gene encoding NAD-dependent protein lipoamidase sirtuin-4, mitochondrial gives rise to the protein MRMSPLCSFTPRLLHPRGSHTAVGTFVPPCPPLDQEKVKELQRFILLSKRLLVMTGAGVSTESGIPDYRSEKVGLYARTDRRPIQHVDFVRSAKIRQRYWARNFVGWPQFSSHQPNAAHLTLSSWERLGKLYWLVTQNVDALHTKAGSQRLTELHGCMYRVLCLHCGLQTPRQALQDRFEALNSTWEAKAHGVAPDGDVFLTEDQVRSFQVASCARCGGPLKPDVVFFGDTVDHDKVDFVHMRVKEADAILVVGSSLQVYSGYKFILAAHEKKLPIAILNIGPTRSDQFACLKLDFRCAELLPLIAPQ